A genomic segment from Nicotiana tabacum cultivar K326 chromosome 7, ASM71507v2, whole genome shotgun sequence encodes:
- the LOC107831025 gene encoding very-long-chain aldehyde decarbonylase CER1-like, whose translation MASLLLLCFILVLSSFSIIGFTELCTTIFSTLVIIRITTPPLLLSPSCVLDLRSHICCREKFIQESQITNLAIPKCRIQYLMKSRRETINNLMEEAIIEADQKGIQVLSLGLLNQEEKLNNNGELYIRRNPQLKVKVVDGSSLAAAVVVNSIPKGTSQVVLVAEAKCIECE comes from the exons ATGGCATCATTATTATTGCTTTGCTTCATATTGGTCCTGTCGAGTTTCTCTATTATTGGCTTCACAGAGCTTTGCACCACCATTTTCTCTACTCTCGTTATCATTCGCATCACCACTCCTCCATTGTTACTGAGCCCATCATGTGTCTTGGATTTAAGGTCACACATTTGTTGTCGAGAGAAATTTATTCAAGAATCTCAAATTACAAACTTGGCTATCCCAAAGTGTCGCATACAA TACTTAATGAAATCGCGAAGAGAGACTATTAACAATTTGATGGAGGAAGCAATCATTGAAGCAGATCAGAAAGGCATACAAGTTTTGAGCCTTGGACTCTTAAATCAG GAAGAGAAGCTGAATAACAATGGTGAACTTTACATAAGGAGAAATCCTCAGCTGAAAGTGAAGGTGGTAGATGGAAGTAGCCTAGCTGCTGCTGTGGTCGTAAATTCCATTCCTAAAGGAACTTCCCAAGTTGTccttgttgcggaagccaaatgtatagagtgtgaataa